The Bradyrhizobium sp. CCBAU 53351 genome segment AGAAAATCATCAATTCGTCGGTTGAGTTGATCAGTAGGTTTTATGTGACCGGTGATAGTTCGTGCTCCACATTGCTGCTCGCGCCATATCGCGCCACGCGGGTTAGAAGACGAGAAGAGTTGCCGAGTAGGTGGAGGCAATTGGGCGGGGTTATCCCGCCGCCTTATCAGGTGTATTCGCAAAACGAGCGGCTTCCGCCACGAGATCTGCGAAAACGCGTCCGCCAGTCGTGAGATGATCGTGCATAGCCTGAGCAGCCGCCATGGCATCTCCTCGGGTGATCGCTGCCACAATTGAGCAATGATCTTGATAGGACTGTTGAATGCGACCTGGTTTTTGGAATGGGTACCGACGATAGAGACGCAGGCGAGCGCGGGTCTCTTTTATCGACTGTTCCAAATATGAGTTTTGCGCACCCTCGTAGATAGTTTCATGGAGCTCTTTATTAATTGCATCGTACAGCTGCGCATTGTGAAGCGCGCTTTCGCTGCGAGAGTGTATGTCGCGGAGGCGCGCCTGTAGGTCCGTCGGCATTCGCGCCGCGGCCAGCCTTGCAGACATTCCCTCAAGCTCCGTCATAACTTCGAACATAGCGACAATTTGCTCCGCACTCAGAACCGAGACGGTCGCACCCCTCCGCTGCTTCAGATCTACCAAGCCACGCGATGCCAGCTGTATCAGGGCTTCCCGGACAGGGGTCTTCGAAACGTTAAACCTGTCGGAGAGTTGCTTTTCATCAAGCTTGGATCCTGGCTGCAAAGCACCGGAATCAATTTCGGTCTTGATCCAGTTGGCGATTTCGCTAGTTCGGTTGAATTTGAGCACGGTCCTGCCCGCGGGTATGGGAGTTCATACCACGATCCGCGAGTAGATAGCGAAAAGTTTCGCAATTGTATCGCGACGAGAGGCGGACCGGTTCGTCAACCGGTAGCTCAAAGGCTCGAACCTTTAGCCCAACAATACTCGAAGGAGCACGCGATTTGCCGGCCCGGCGCTCAACCTAGGCGCTACTTCCCCTACCTATGGTGAGACGATCGACGAACATACGGGCCCGAGATCAGATGCTGCCGAATTTACCTCGCCAAGGGCCCATGCCGGTCGAACTCAGAATGAGCCAGCAGAGATTAGACCGATCGCGCCGGAATAGTCTCGCTGATCCAACGCCCTAAACCTACAAGGTGCTGATCGGTATGCTGCTGGCCAATAACCTGAATTCCGAGAGGCATTCCCCTCACCGCAAGAAGCGGAAGCGTGATAGTTGGCGCCCCTAAGACGGAGGTAACAGCATTGTAACTCGGCAGGCCTGTTGTATGTGAGATGCCCGAGTCAAGTCCTTGATTGTCTAATTTTGGAGCTGGTCCAACGGAGGACGGAGCAACGATAGCGTCGGCGATATGAGCAATTGCGGCGTGGGCTGCTCTTGCCTTATCGCGCTGGGCGAGTAGTTGACGATAGTCATCTATGCTCATCTTTCTCGCGAGTTCCAGACGAGAGGTCAAGCTGTCACTCAGCCCTCCGCCAAACCTTTCTACAAGGTTCTCCAGTGACCAGCGCATCTCGTAGGCACAAACGTCACGAGTAATTTCAAGACTTTCGTCGATGGCACGTTCGAACGAGTCGACCAGCGAGTGGTTGGTTCTGTCGATGGTGTGGACGCCGGCGTGGCGAAGCTGAGTGAGGAACCGTTCAAATGCGTCTCTGGAATCGTCGTCCAATTCTGCCGCACCTTGGGCCTCCATCACAATCACTCGTAGTGGCCGGGTTGCCGGATGAAGAGTTGTCTCACCGTAAAGGCCGGGATAGCCGGGATCGCCGCCTGATCTCTTTGCGACTTCAATCGACACATGCCACATGTCACGAAGGTCGCCAGCATGGATCCCCACGTGGCTTTGGCTAAGTGCCAGACGCTCCCCACGATGGATGGCGCCCATTGTCGGCTTGATCGCATAGTTCGCGCAAAAGCTCGCTGGTCGAATCACCGAGCCAGCCACTTGCGTTCCGATTGCCGCAGGTATCATCCGCGCGCCGACGGCCGCTGCCGATCCGCTCGACGATCCGCCGGGGGTATGGCGATGGCTGAACGGGTTGGTAGTCGGTCCAGGGTAGGACATGCCGAGTTCCGTCGTCACTGTCTTACCGAGCACGATGGCGCCCGCGGCTCTCAATGCCTGGACGCAAGCCGTATCTTGATGAGTGTGATTGTCTCTGAACAAGGGAGATCCCATACGCGTGGGCATATCCTTTGTCATAAAGAGGTCTTTGATCCCGACCGGCATGCCATCGATGGTCGAAAGCTCTCGTCCCGCGAGGTAACGCGCTGTGGATCGATCAGCCACGGACCTCGCCTCTCGCACGTTCATTTCGACCCAAGCTCGCACGGTGGGCTCGCGAGCGTCGATCGTTTCGAGACAGCGCTCAAGGTATTTGCGCGGGCTATCTCGTCCTTCTCTGAAGGCGGGTACCGCATCATGAAATGTCAGCGCTTGAAATTCAGCGGGATGGTATGCGCACAAGTGTGCAATCTCCAGTTAGCCTAGGGAGGCCGATTATCTATTGGCGTTATCCGAGCCAAGCGTGGGAAAGTCCGCTAGTGTCGTCCGGAGCTCCTTCTTCAAGACTTTTCCCATAGCATTCCGTGGAAAATCATCGACTACGATGACCTTCTTGGGGGTTTTGTAACTTGCCATGTTTCGCTTGACCTGCTGAATCACCTCGCTTTCGCTCGGTGGGTCGCTCTTATCGCTAGCAATTACGAAGGCAACGACGCACTCTCCGAAATCCGCGTGAGTTGCTCCGACAACGGCTGACTCCTTAACGGAAGTCAGTTCATCGATTACAGCCTCAACTTCTGCGGGATAGACGTTGTATCCGCCGCTGATGATGAGATCCTTGGCGCGGCCTGTAATCGAGACGTATCCCTTCTCGTCGACGAGACCCATGTCGCCGGTACGGAAGAACCCGTCTGCTGTGAGCTCGGCTTTGGTTTGCTCAGCATTGTTCCAGTAACCGGAGAAAAGCCCCGGTCCTCGCGCTTGAATGATACCTACTTGTCCGACAGGCAGAGCTTCATCTCGCTCGCCTGCAATACGCAAATCAACACCGGGAATCGGTAGCCCTACCGAACCTGGTCGACGATCACCTTCCAGGGGGTTCGAGCAGAGAATCATTGCCTCGGTCAAACCATAACGCTCCAGGATACGGTGCCCTGTCCGAGTTTCAAAATCGCGATGCATCGGAGCCGATAGTGGTGCCGAACCGGATATGAACAGTCGCATGTTTCGGCAAAGAGAGCTGGCCAGCGAAGGGCAGGTCAATAGACGATGATAGTAAGTTGGCACTCCCATAAAAACGGTTGAGCGAGGAATTGCGTCGAGCACTGGACTTACATCGAATTTATTTTGCAGGAGAATTCGCGCTCCGCCTGCCAGCGCGACGTTGAATGAGATGAATAGACCATGGCTGTGGAAGATCGGCAGCGCATGTAGCAGAACATCCGAAGACGAGAAGCCCCACAATCGACTCAGCGTTTGAGCGGTGTACGAGAGCGCAGCATGGCTGATCAGAGCACCCTTGGGCCGGCCGGTTGTGCCTGAGGTGTAGAGGAGAGCTGCGGGAGCCGCACCATTGAGTTCGACGGTGCTAAACGAGGTCTCTCCTGCTTTGACAAGTGATGCGAATGTTCCTTCACCCCGGATGCCAAACGTTAAGACCTTGGTTGACCGAGGCACCGTCATGTCGGGAAGAGCTTCCGTATTTGGTCCTCTGAGAAGGAAGGAAGGCTGCGCGTCCTTTAGAAGGTAGGCCAACTCAGCTGAGCGATAAGCTGTGTTGATGGGCAAATAGCAGAGCCCAGCACGGAGGCAGGCAAGATAGAGCGCGAAAGCATGTGCGGACTTCTCGACCTGGACGGCCACGCGATCACCGACCGCACATCCGAGCCGCCGGAAGACGCTGGCATAGCTACCACAGAGCTTGTGCAGCCACTGAGCGGATAGCGTTTCGCCGCTCTCAAGCTCTAGGAGCACGTCTGTCGGGTTTGCCTCGGCCCTCCCCTCAACCAGGACATAGAAATTGCGGTTGGACATGACTTACGCCTCTCCTCGCCGCGCTGCCGGCAGGGCCAGTTTCCGAGATATTCTATTGAATGTAAAAAAAATATCTGTCAACGTAAAAAGAATACGGAGGGGCTGAGGGCATAGGGCCGAAGCTTCTGTGCTTCATCGTTGACAACCGCGCCTCACCTACCCGTCCCTGCAGCGCAGGTTTCGCCAGTCGAGGGAATCGAATGAATAAATTTGGAAGTGAGGTCGCAGCAGGGAAACAAAGGAATGAAGAAGCATCTGAGCTCGGGAACTTGCCGACCTTGCATGTGTCAAAAGGGATCGCGAGAATTCAATTGAACCGGTCTCGGCAGCACAATCGGTTCGAGCCAACAGACATCGAGACTTTCTCTGAAATCGTCGCGACTTTGGCTCGGCAGTCGAGCGTGCGAGTACTAATGATAACGGCTCAAGGTCCAAGTTTTAGTTCAGGATTTGACCTGGATACATTGTCGAGTGATCGTGCGGCGGCATGTACAGCCCTGTTCGCCGCGATGTGCGATCTTGTCGAAGAATGCCCCTTTCCTACTATATGCGGCCTGAATGGAAACATTTACGGAGGCGCTACTGACCTCGCGCTTGCATGTGATTTTCGTATCGGAACGCGGGGATGTCTCTTGCAAATGTCTCCTTCTCGCCTCGGTATTCAGTACTACTATTCTGGTTTACGACGTTACGTGGAGCGGCTTGGCCTGTCGCAAACGAAACGCCTTTTTCTAACAGGCGAGCAAGTTGACAGCATCACGTTGTTACAGATGGGTTATCTTACCGAGGTGTGTACTTCGGATGCGCTTGAAGCGCGATTAGAGCATTTTGCCGGGATGCTCGCCCAGCGTTCGCCGGCTTCTCTCCGGGGCCTGAAGACGTCGCTCAATTCAATTCGTCGAGGCACTGCTGACCCGGTCGAGATCAATGCGAAGTTTTTCGAAAGCCTAACATCACCTGATGCCCGAGAGGGCCTAAAAGCGTGGTGTGAGCGCCGGCCTCCTTCATTTGCAGACGTGTGAGGCCAAGGCTCTTCGCACAGCAAAAATAAACTGCCTAAGCCTTGCCTCGTCCTCCGATCGGTTGGCTTTTGCGCGGCGGCGATCAGGGTGAGACTCCGCATTGTCTCGCCCTAATTGTTACCAAATGCTGAGCCGTTGCCTCACGTAAATTGCTCCCTTGGATCGGGAGCGAGCGGGGGCGAAGATGGGGTGGCTAAGCATGGCAACGCGGAAGGAACTGACGGCGGCAGCAGGCGCGCGCTATCGGCGTTCGGATCGCGCGAAGAAGACGCGGATATTGGACGAGTTCGTCGACATCACCGGATTCCATCGCAAGCAGGCGATGCGACTACTTCGAGGTGAGGAAGACGCGCGCCCAAGCCGAAGGGCGCGACGTCGAATGTATAATGAGGTAGAACACAACGCGCTCGTGCTCCTTTGGGAGGCGTCAGACCGGATCTGCGGGAAGCGGCTGAAGGCGTTAATGCCTGCGTTGATTGAGGCGATGGAACGGCATGGCCACCTCGACCTTACCCCCGAGATCCGCGACAAACTTTTGGCAATGAGCGCTGCGACGATCGACCGCGCATTGGTGGGGGTCCGAGAAGGATTAGGTCGCAAGCGTCGGCGGCTGTCAAGCGACGTCCGGATTTGACCCCGCAACGACATGAGGAAGCGACCCCCTTGTTGTTTGCAGGACTGAAGCAAGCCGCTCGCGAAGCGCGCCCTTCATAGCGCTGTAGCGAGCGAGCGGCTTGCGTCACGACTTCTTCTCCGATTTGGCTTCTGGTACAGCGGGCTTCTGCAGAAGTCCGCTGCGGCGCTTCTCCTTCAAGCGATAGCTGTCGCCGCGGATCGTGATTACGTGACTGTGGTGCAGCAGACGATCAAGGATCGCGGTGGCGACCACGGGGTCGCTGAAGACCGAGCCCCACTCGCCGACGCTGCGGTTGCTGGTCAGCAGGATCGCGCCTCTCTCGTAACGACGGCTAACGAGCTGGAAGAACAGATGCGCGGCATCGGGTTCAAAGGGCAGATACCCGAGCTCGTCGATGATCAGGAGCTTTGGCTTGGCAAATTGCGCGAGTCGCTCCTCGAGCCGGCCTTCGCTGTGACCTTTGGCAAGCTGCGCAACGACAGTCGTGGCTGCGACGAACTGAACGGAATGCCCAGCCAGGATCGCTTCGCGCCCAAGCGCGACCGCAAGGTGCGTCTTGCCAACGCCAGGTGGCCCAAGGAGCAGCACGTTCTCGCCATTGGCGATCCAGCGGGCGCTCGCAAGCTCGCGTATCTGCTTCGGATCCAGCGAGGGCTGGGCCGAGAAGTCGAAGCCCGACAGATCGCGAACGAACGGGAAGCGAGCAAGTTTGAGCGTCATCTCGATGCGCCGCTCATCCTTGCGGGCGATCTCGCGCTCGCACAGCAGCACCAGAGTCTCGCGTAGGCTCAGCTCTTGTCGACCGGCCTCATCCAACAACCCATCCAGTTGGTCGCGGACAGCCGTCAGCTTCAGGCGCGTCAGCATATCGCTCAGGCGGTCGGGGACAATGGCTCGCATCAGAAGCCCCCTCCCACAATCGCTTCGTACTCGCCGAGTGGCCGCAGCAGCGTCGGCGACGGCGGCGCGACAGGCGATAACGCGAGCTCGCCAGCACGGCTCGGTTTAAAGCCAGTCAGGCCCTCAAAGTGTTTAGGGTCAACGACGCGACGGCGCCGACCGACACAGATCGGATGAGCGGCCACCTCATGGATCCCGTGGTGGATGCGCACCACGCCATCGGCGATCGTCGCTCTCACCGTCTCGCCGATCAGCCGCCATGGCACAGAGTAGGCGTTGCCATCGATCTCGACCGCGCAGTCGGCCTGCACGCGCCGGATCAGTTCACGTGCGGCCTGGAAGGGCGGCCTCCCAGCGATGGGCTTCAGCGCGTGCGCCTCAGCGCGCCTGAAGCGCTCAATTGGTGCTTCGCCAGTCGTGCCATGCTGGCGTAGGTCGGCGATCTCCCGCGTCCAAGCTTCAAGATGCGCCTCAAAGGCTTCCCAGCTCGGGAAGGTGCGGCCGGCGACCGCGTTCCGTTTGACGTAGCCGACGCCATTCTCGGTCTTACCCTTGGTGCGGGCTCGATATGGCGCGCAGGCCCGTGGCCGGAACCCCCAGTGCTTGGCAAACGCGGTCAGCTTGTCATTGAACACGACGGTGCGCATCGCGGCATCGTGCTCCACGACCAACGCACGCGCATTATCGAACAGTACCTCCTCGGGCACGCCACCGAACTTCACGAAGGAGCTTTCCAGGCCATCGAACCAGCTCTCTTGCCGTTCGTTGCGGAATGCTCTGACATGGTGCCGGCGCGAGTAGCCCAACGTGGCGACGAACAGGTAGGCGCGAACCTTGCTGCCACCGATCTCGACCAGCCGCTCGCCAAAATCGATCTGCAGCTGTTTGCCGGGCGGTGTCTCGAACCGCACCGTCGCGCGCGCCTCGGCCGCAAGCTCCTGGCGATAGCGCTGTACCGCCCGCTCGACCGTGCGCAGGCTGACGATGATGCCTTTCTCGGCTGCCAGCTCCTGGCGAATCACATCGGCATTGCCGTGGTGCTGCCGCAGGCGCTCCTTGAGCCAGGTCTCCTGGCCATCGAGCGCCTTTTTGCGCTGCGGCTGCCGATAGGGTGTCCAGCCGCCGGCCGCCACGTAGTCCTTCACCGTGTTGCGACTAATCCCGAGCTCCCGGGCAATCCGTTTGCTACCCCACCCCAGCTCGTTGAGCCGGAGTATCGCCGAAACCTCGTCCGGCTCCAGCATGGCCTCCCTCCGCGGATCTTTGAACCGCAGAGGACCTGAACTGAGTCGCTGCATAAAAACCCCCGTTCTGACCGTGTCGCGAGGGGGGCAATTCCTCGTGTCGTCAGGGGGTCAATTTTCCATGTCGCCCGACAGCGGCACGCGACGCATTCCCTGCGTCGCAGGGCTCCAATAAGGACGTCGGCAGATTGGAATGATCCGGCGCCCGGATTCGTCGAGGCCGACCTTGTCGCGCATAGCGGTCCATCTGCGCGCGGCAGCTTCATCCAGACCCTCGTGCTCACCGGCATTGCTACCGGCTGGACGGAGTGCGCTCCTCTGATCGTGCGCGAACAAACGCTGTTGAGCACGGTGCTGACGGAATTGCGCAAACAATTGCCTTTTGCGCTGCTCGGCTTCGATACTGACAATGATACCGTGTTCATGAACGAGACGCTGAAAGCCTACTGCGAGGCGGCCAACATCGTCTTCACGCGTTGCCGGCCCTACCGAAAAAATGACCAGGCGTTCGTCGAGCAGAAGAACGGCGCCGTCGTGCGCAGGATAGTCGGCTATCGTCGGTTCGAGGGCGCCTGGAAGCGGCCAAGCTGCTGGCTGAACTCTATCGATCGGCGCGGCTGTTCGTGAACTTCTTCCAACCCTCGTTCAAATTGATAGCCAAGCAGCGCGACGGTGCCCGTGTACGCAAGACATACAGCGCGCCGGCTACACCACACCAGCGCCTGGCAGCGGACGCCCGCACGCCTGACGCTGTCCGCCATCATCTCCAAGAAATCTATGCCGCCCTCGATCCAGTCGCGTTGTTGCGCGACATCCGCGACGTGCAGGAGCGCCTCGCGGTCCTCGGGGACACCCAACCAATCGGCCATCCTGCTGCGGCATCGCAATCGATCGATCGCTTCCTGGCAAGCCTGCGCACGGCCTGGAAGGACGGAGCTATGCGACCGACGGATCGGCCACTCGTGAAGGCGGAGAGAGGCCGACGTCGTCCCGACCCGCACATCCGAGCAACGCCAGAGTTGCGAAAATGGTTTGAAACCGAGCCTTGGCGGACTGGCAGCGAACTGCTCTCGCGCTTGCAGGAGGAATATCCTGGAGCCTATCCGAACAAGCTTCTTCGAACGCTTCAACGTCGGCTGAAATCCTGGCGCAGCGAGCAAGCGAACGCGCTGCTGTTCGCTCCTAGCGAGAAAATGCCGCCAGGGTACGAGGTCACAACACTCCAATGACGTGCGAGGTACCAGCGGAGGAGGCCGGGCGCTCCGAAACCCCGGCCATCTCCGCACCCGGTCTCCTCCTCAACTCAAGCCAGGAGCAAAATAAATGAGGCAACCGATCGCACCCGGGAGCATCAGTACATGAGGCAATACGCGCTCTCATCCTGATTGGCGCGCTATAGGCTTTGTCAGTCCTAGATCAAGTGGCTCCGAAGGCGTCGCATGGATGAACAATCTGGCGTGTCTGTTGAGCGGCTCGTGCATTCTAAACAGAAACACGTGACTGAGCTGCTGCCGGTTTGATGGACACCCGGTCAAGCTAATCCCACCTTACGCCCGAACTCAACCGGGCTGAGATAGCCGATGGTCGAGTGCCTGCGCGTCGTGTTGTAAAATCGTTCGATGTAGTCGAACACATCGGCGCGTGCCTCGTCTCTGGTTCGATAAATCTTGTTGGCCGTACGCTCGGTCTTGCGCGAGGAGAAGAAGCTTTCCATCGCCGCGTTGTCCCAGACGTTGCCGGAGCGGCTCATGCTGCAAACGATGCCGTTGTCGGCCATCAGGCGCTGGAACTGCTCGCTTGTGTACTGGGCGGATTCAAGCGGTCGTCGCAACACCTGAACGAAGGAGGTTGCGATGGGATTCGAAAGCGACGATCACACCGTTCTGGACGGGCGCCGTTGCCGTCACGGGGACGACCGCCGGTAGCGGGGCGATCTGCACTCCAGCGATTTTGGTTGGGGATCGCGCAGGGGATGACCAGCGAGGATGCTGCATTGGCGGCTGGTATGTCGCAGCCTGTCGGAACCAGATTGTTCCGACGCGGGCGGCATGGCACCAGCGATGTTCAGTACTTCGACCAAGCCGCCGTCCGGGCGGTACCTCTCGTTTGCGGAACGTGAGGAGATTGCACTTCTTCGCGTTCAGGGCCTTTCGAGCCGCGAGA includes the following:
- a CDS encoding GntR family transcriptional regulator — its product is MLKFNRTSEIANWIKTEIDSGALQPGSKLDEKQLSDRFNVSKTPVREALIQLASRGLVDLKQRRGATVSVLSAEQIVAMFEVMTELEGMSARLAAARMPTDLQARLRDIHSRSESALHNAQLYDAINKELHETIYEGAQNSYLEQSIKETRARLRLYRRYPFQKPGRIQQSYQDHCSIVAAITRGDAMAAAQAMHDHLTTGGRVFADLVAEAARFANTPDKAAG
- a CDS encoding amidase produces the protein MCAYHPAEFQALTFHDAVPAFREGRDSPRKYLERCLETIDAREPTVRAWVEMNVREARSVADRSTARYLAGRELSTIDGMPVGIKDLFMTKDMPTRMGSPLFRDNHTHQDTACVQALRAAGAIVLGKTVTTELGMSYPGPTTNPFSHRHTPGGSSSGSAAAVGARMIPAAIGTQVAGSVIRPASFCANYAIKPTMGAIHRGERLALSQSHVGIHAGDLRDMWHVSIEVAKRSGGDPGYPGLYGETTLHPATRPLRVIVMEAQGAAELDDDSRDAFERFLTQLRHAGVHTIDRTNHSLVDSFERAIDESLEITRDVCAYEMRWSLENLVERFGGGLSDSLTSRLELARKMSIDDYRQLLAQRDKARAAHAAIAHIADAIVAPSSVGPAPKLDNQGLDSGISHTTGLPSYNAVTSVLGAPTITLPLLAVRGMPLGIQVIGQQHTDQHLVGLGRWISETIPARSV
- a CDS encoding AMP-binding protein; translation: MSNRNFYVLVEGRAEANPTDVLLELESGETLSAQWLHKLCGSYASVFRRLGCAVGDRVAVQVEKSAHAFALYLACLRAGLCYLPINTAYRSAELAYLLKDAQPSFLLRGPNTEALPDMTVPRSTKVLTFGIRGEGTFASLVKAGETSFSTVELNGAAPAALLYTSGTTGRPKGALISHAALSYTAQTLSRLWGFSSSDVLLHALPIFHSHGLFISFNVALAGGARILLQNKFDVSPVLDAIPRSTVFMGVPTYYHRLLTCPSLASSLCRNMRLFISGSAPLSAPMHRDFETRTGHRILERYGLTEAMILCSNPLEGDRRPGSVGLPIPGVDLRIAGERDEALPVGQVGIIQARGPGLFSGYWNNAEQTKAELTADGFFRTGDMGLVDEKGYVSITGRAKDLIISGGYNVYPAEVEAVIDELTSVKESAVVGATHADFGECVVAFVIASDKSDPPSESEVIQQVKRNMASYKTPKKVIVVDDFPRNAMGKVLKKELRTTLADFPTLGSDNANR
- a CDS encoding enoyl-CoA hydratase/isomerase family protein, yielding MNKFGSEVAAGKQRNEEASELGNLPTLHVSKGIARIQLNRSRQHNRFEPTDIETFSEIVATLARQSSVRVLMITAQGPSFSSGFDLDTLSSDRAAACTALFAAMCDLVEECPFPTICGLNGNIYGGATDLALACDFRIGTRGCLLQMSPSRLGIQYYYSGLRRYVERLGLSQTKRLFLTGEQVDSITLLQMGYLTEVCTSDALEARLEHFAGMLAQRSPASLRGLKTSLNSIRRGTADPVEINAKFFESLTSPDAREGLKAWCERRPPSFADV
- the istB gene encoding IS21-like element helper ATPase IstB: MLTRLKLTAVRDQLDGLLDEAGRQELSLRETLVLLCEREIARKDERRIEMTLKLARFPFVRDLSGFDFSAQPSLDPKQIRELASARWIANGENVLLLGPPGVGKTHLAVALGREAILAGHSVQFVAATTVVAQLAKGHSEGRLEERLAQFAKPKLLIIDELGYLPFEPDAAHLFFQLVSRRYERGAILLTSNRSVGEWGSVFSDPVVATAILDRLLHHSHVITIRGDSYRLKEKRRSGLLQKPAVPEAKSEKKS
- the istA gene encoding IS21 family transposase, with protein sequence MQRLSSGPLRFKDPRREAMLEPDEVSAILRLNELGWGSKRIARELGISRNTVKDYVAAGGWTPYRQPQRKKALDGQETWLKERLRQHHGNADVIRQELAAEKGIIVSLRTVERAVQRYRQELAAEARATVRFETPPGKQLQIDFGERLVEIGGSKVRAYLFVATLGYSRRHHVRAFRNERQESWFDGLESSFVKFGGVPEEVLFDNARALVVEHDAAMRTVVFNDKLTAFAKHWGFRPRACAPYRARTKGKTENGVGYVKRNAVAGRTFPSWEAFEAHLEAWTREIADLRQHGTTGEAPIERFRRAEAHALKPIAGRPPFQAARELIRRVQADCAVEIDGNAYSVPWRLIGETVRATIADGVVRIHHGIHEVAAHPICVGRRRRVVDPKHFEGLTGFKPSRAGELALSPVAPPSPTLLRPLGEYEAIVGGGF